CCTAGATAATGACATCTTCCTAAAAAACTAGATAACAACATTTGTGACGACAAGCTTAGAAATTCCGCTCTTAGAATATTTACTTACGTCACATCATGAAGATAagtatgaaataaaataattaagcaCGTTATGTGTTATCTTAGCAAAGCAGCTCAAACGTGGCTTTTGCTAATATGACTTCCCCTGCCACGCACCAGCTGCCGAAGCAGTACGTAGTTTGGCGGTAACAAGAAAATTCTGCAACGGAATGTGTCACGCTCTTGACTTTTAGAGGGAACAATAATGACTTTACTAACATTTTCAATTTGTTGCAACTTTGACTCATACAAATCACAATTAAAGAAAAACATAGGGTAATGAATCAATGCCTTGGATCTTAAACTAGACCTGAAAATTGAAGTGCAACTCATCTAACTCATGGAGTTTCCTTACCATTACATTCTCCCGACAACAATCCTTCTCTTATTTATGTTTCCTAATTCAGTCAACTGTCAACAATTATATCTTAACACAACTGTCACTGATTGCTCAGACAACCCTTCAGCACCAAAAGGATACCTATGCAATGGCCCTCAAATGTCATCATGCAATTCATTCTTAGTTTTCAGGTCCAAACCCCCTTATGACAATCCTATAACTATTGCCAACCTTCTTAGTTCTGAAGCATCAACCATAGCTTCAATTAACAATATCTCAAGAGATACCAAGCTTCCTTCCAATAAAACAATCATTGTCCCTAACTTGTGTTCATGTTCTGGAAATATCTATCAGCATAACACCCTTTACACTGTCAAAAAAGGTGATACCTACTTTCAACTGGTAAATAAAACTTACCAAAGCCTCACAACATGTCAGGCTTTAAGGGGTCAGAATTACTATGCTTCTGTAAACATTACAATTGGTGCTCAGCTCACAATTCCATTGCTTTGTGCTTGTCCTACGTCAAAACAGATGGCAAAAGGGATCACCTCCTTGCTGGTTTACACAGTGAACTATGGCGAAACTGTTGACTCTATAGCTAAGGCTTATGGTGTTGATGAACAAAGTATACTAGAAGCAAATGAATTGCAAGTGGCACCAAATAAAAGCAGAAAGGTGGTCCTCTTTGCCTTGTCACCTATATTAGTTCCTCTTCGAGGCAAGAGTTGCAAAGAGGATCCTGATAGTTTCTATTGTACTTGCTCTCAAGGAAGGCTTGAGGACGGAACCTGTAACGATTCTCATGGGCAAAAGTTTCCAGCCAAATTGATTGCTGCATTAGGTACTTTTGTATAAaccatttgcaaaaaaaaataattctGTAAAGATTTTGGCTTTTAGCAATGTTTTTTCTTTGTGTATTTTCAGGGGTTGGAATTGGTGCAGCGTTTCTGATTTTGTTTCTTTTGGGTTACAAGTTATATCAATATATACAGAAAAGAAGAGCGAGTATTCGTAAGGAAAAGCTATTCAGACAAAATGGGGGTTACCTGTTACAAGAGAAGTTATCATCTTATGGAAATGGagaaatggcaaagcttttcacAGGAGAAGAGCTTCAAAGAGCAACCGATAACTACAACCAGAGTAGATTTCTCGGTCAGGGTGGCTATGGCACGGTGTACAAAGGAATGTTACCAGATGGAACCATAGTAGCAGTTAAGAAGTCGAAACAGCTTGACAGGAACCAAGTAGAAGCTTTTGTTAATGAAGTGGTCATCTTATCTCAGATCAACCACAGAAACATTGTTAAACTCTTAGGATGTTGTATTGAGACAGAAACTCCAATACTTGTCTATGAATATATTAATAACGGAAATCTTTCTCAACATATACATAGGAGAGACAATGAATCATCGCTTTCATGGGAAATTCGCCTTCGAATTGCGTGTGAAGTTGCTGGAGCAGTGGCATATATGCATTTTTCAGCTTCCATTCCAATCTTCCACAGAGACATCAAACCAACCAACATACTTCTGGACAGCAACTATAGTGCCAAAGTGTCTGATTTTGGAACATCTAGAACAATTCCACTAGATAAGACTCATTTAACCACAGCTGTTGGAGGCACTTTCGGCTACATGGACCCTGAATATTTCCAGTCCAGTCAATTTACAGATAAGAGTGATGTATATAGTTTCGGTGTTATTCTTGTAGAGATTATAACCGGCAGAAAGCCAATAACATTCAATGATGAAGATGAGGGACAAAATATGACTGCACATTTCCTTTCTGCGATGAAAGACAACCAACTTTCTCATGTTGTAGACAACACAGTGCTTAAGGAAGCGAGAAAAGAAGACATTCTTGCTACTGCAAATCTTGCAATGAGGTGTTTGAGACTTAATGGTAAGAAAAGACCAACAATGAAAGAGGTTTCAGCAGAATTAGAAGCACTGAGAAAGGTGCAAAGTTTTTTATATATCAAAGATGATCATAAGAAACCAAGTGATGGACAATTATTTGAGCATTCAACTAATGTCATATCTCAGGAGTCCACAGTGGAAAGTTTTTCACTATCCTCTCAAATGGAGTCTACTTCCTTCTAAAATGCTAgattattagtttattatactTTGTACTTCATTTTCAGTTTATGGATGGAAGTGTATCCGAGATATGGCTAAGAACAAATGACTCATTTTTTAACACCTTAATTTGTATATATCAGTTCAAAATTTGGCTGCATCAAGACAGAAATTGACATAGCATGTTCTTTTACTCTTTAATCTGTATATAGTAAACAGAAACAGACTGTACATTTTTTCAGATTTTATTTGccctaaaataaatattaatcattTGGAGAAGAGTGTTTGATGTGAAAATCCTACAacaaatatagaattcattgtcCCTCACACGTGGCTTGGGCTAATGCTCTATATTCAGCCTCAGATGAAGATCTAGATACTACAGTGTGTTTTTTGCTTTTTCAACTAATCAAAGAGTTCTCAAGGAAGAAACAAAAACCTATTGTAGATCTTCTAGTGTCTGAGCTCCCCAATCAGAATCAGAAAAACCTTTGAGTGTTAGTGTTGATGCTAATCTAAAGAACAATGCCATTACCAGGATTACCTTCGAGGTATTTTAGAACATGTAGAACTGCTAGCATGTGTTCATTAGTTGGTGTACTTAGAAACCGACTGAACTTACTTGCAGCATAAGAAATCTTTGGTCTGGATTGTATTAATTACTGAAGTCTCCCAATTAACCTCCTGTATGCAAATATTATAGGCCTTCAGTTTTGGTGAAACTATTTGCTACCAACAGTGCTTTATATATATCTAGAGCCATTAACATGTAGATTGAGTTTGAACATCCACCTACATCCAATTGTTTTCTTGTGATTAAGCAAAGGGACTAACTTCCATGTGTTGGTTTTCATTAGATCATATTGAGTGGCATTACTTCAATTTTCATCACAAATGGCTTCTTTATAAGTGTTAGGATCATAAATGGATGACATATTAAGAATGTATTGTGTACGCGCAGCAGAAAATTTTTGAAAAGATATGAAAGAGGATAAAGGATACTTACTTTGAGAAGAAGATGTAATGTCAATAGAATTAGGAGATCGAATTGCATTCTCAATCAAATTGCAGTGGTTATCTTGCAAAAATGGAGGTTTAGTAATTCTAGTAAGTTGAGCAATGGAGACATACTAGATGTGTTACTAAGTGAGGTAGGTAAAGGAGGGCTCATACCATTGCACCTCAATTGACACTTTTTTCATGGGACATTCCTTCTACTCACCACCACGTGGGAAGGACTTTTGATACAAGTGAGCTGGTCCTTCACTCGAACCAACGACTCATGATACCATGTGAAATTTAAACTATGAAAAACCATTGAAATGGAATGAATAGCTTGCATTGCATTATAGAGAAATAAATTGCACAAATTCTAGTTTGGATCAAGCTAATGCTACTTATAACCACCAGAGTTAGTTATTTTCAATAACTAACCTTCAACTAACTCATAACTAACTAGTGTATGACAGTTATGACAAACAAAACCAAGAGTTACATCAATGGTGAAGTTATCTTTTTACACAAGTAACCTCACCAATAACACTTAACCCTTGTGTTTAACAATATTTCTGAAGTTCTCCTTTCCTTTAAATTAAAGGAAATAATAACATCCCTTTCATTCTCATAATTATAAACTAGACAAAGATTAGAGCCATTCAAGAACAATCCGCTTTTAGGACTATCATCAAGAGTCGTCATATAAGGCAAATGAGAACCAACTTCAATCTGTTTCCACTCATTGGCtttc
This genomic stretch from Vicia villosa cultivar HV-30 ecotype Madison, WI unplaced genomic scaffold, Vvil1.0 ctg.000423F_1_1_1, whole genome shotgun sequence harbors:
- the LOC131628123 gene encoding wall-associated receptor kinase-like 2, whose product is MEFPYHYILPTTILLLFMFPNSVNCQQLYLNTTVTDCSDNPSAPKGYLCNGPQMSSCNSFLVFRSKPPYDNPITIANLLSSEASTIASINNISRDTKLPSNKTIIVPNLCSCSGNIYQHNTLYTVKKGDTYFQLVNKTYQSLTTCQALRGQNYYASVNITIGAQLTIPLLCACPTSKQMAKGITSLLVYTVNYGETVDSIAKAYGVDEQSILEANELQVAPNKSRKVVLFALSPILVPLRGKSCKEDPDSFYCTCSQGRLEDGTCNDSHGQKFPAKLIAALGVGIGAAFLILFLLGYKLYQYIQKRRASIRKEKLFRQNGGYLLQEKLSSYGNGEMAKLFTGEELQRATDNYNQSRFLGQGGYGTVYKGMLPDGTIVAVKKSKQLDRNQVEAFVNEVVILSQINHRNIVKLLGCCIETETPILVYEYINNGNLSQHIHRRDNESSLSWEIRLRIACEVAGAVAYMHFSASIPIFHRDIKPTNILLDSNYSAKVSDFGTSRTIPLDKTHLTTAVGGTFGYMDPEYFQSSQFTDKSDVYSFGVILVEIITGRKPITFNDEDEGQNMTAHFLSAMKDNQLSHVVDNTVLKEARKEDILATANLAMRCLRLNGKKRPTMKEVSAELEALRKVQSFLYIKDDHKKPSDGQLFEHSTNVISQESTVESFSLSSQMESTSF